The following are from one region of the Oryzias latipes chromosome 12, ASM223467v1 genome:
- the LOC111948321 gene encoding uncharacterized protein LOC111948321 has product MFCPFCGVNLPCILVYCSSCYRNVRFLLSLQDEGHEATSLDGLIQKYFTEGHSYEIIVDLLKSKHNISVSLRNLERRLKDAGLTRRLNYTPIATLRTAISEELKGSGHLLGYRAMWQILKQKHSFVVRRDDVMHLMAELDSSGTENRSRRRFVRRAYHSMGPNETWHVDGYDKLKPFGIAINGCIDGFSRKIMWLNCGKTNNDPSVIAQYYVNCVVEHGVFPKRLRTDCGTENGTMAALHCTLRSEHTDEFAGAKSHMYGTSTSNQRIESWWSYFRKQRSQFWMDLLSDLRERHLFNGSPAHTNFVRYCFLGVLQKELDEYKHYWNTHTIHHC; this is encoded by the exons ATGTTTTGTCCTTTCTGTGGGGTGAACCTTCCATGCATCCTGGTATACTGTAGCTCATGCTACAGAAATGTAAGGTTCCTATTGAGTCTTCAAGATGaag GTCATGAAGCTACTTCACTGGATGGACTTATCCAAAAATATTTCACAGAGGGCCATAGTTATGAAATAATAGTCGACTTActgaaatcaaaacacaacatATCAGTCAGTCTTCGCAATCTAGAACGAAGATTAAAAGATGCAGGCCTGACCAGAAGACTGAACTACACTCCAATTGCTACTCTGAGGACAGCTATTTCTGAGGAGCTAAAGGGATCAGGCCATCTTTTAGGATATAGAGCGATGTGGCAgatattgaaacaaaaacactctTTTGTCGTCAGACGAGATGATGTGATGCACCTCATGGCAGAGCTGGATTCATCTGGAACAGAGAATCGCAGCAGACGTAGATTTGTTCGAAGGGCATATCATTCAATGGGACCAAACGAAACCTGGCACGTTGATGGGTATGATAAATTAAAACCTTTTGGAATTGCAATAAATGGCTGCATTGATGGCTTCTCCAGAAAAATTATGTGGCTGAATTGCGGAAAGACCAACAACGACCCTTCAGTAATTGCTCAATACTATGTCAACTGTGTAGTTGAGCATGGAGTTTTTCCAAAGCGGCTCCGCACAGATTGTGGCACTGAAAATGGCACAATGGCCGCCCTTCACTGTACCCTGAGATCAGAGCATACAGATGAGTTTGCAGGTGCTAAAAGCCACATGTATGGAACTTCAACATCAAACCAGCGGATTGAAAGCTGGTGGTCCTACTTCCGGAAACAAAG GAGCCAATTTTGGATGGATCTTCTCAGTGACTTGAGGGAGCGACATCTTTTCAATGGCAGCCCTGCACATACAAATTTTGTGCGATACTGCTTCCTGGGAGTTCTGCAGAAAGAACTGGATGAATACAAGCATTATTGGAATACGCACACCATTCACCAttgttaa